In one window of Henckelia pumila isolate YLH828 chromosome 1, ASM3356847v2, whole genome shotgun sequence DNA:
- the LOC140871459 gene encoding uncharacterized protein: MVVEEMMLTVIPVLGRMLMGVNHKSNAGSFWDLKDPDIGWRNGANLIGDHDRLHLLPQPTEVLTRSLASSAFQILSLAQTFQFREERSRNSGRKFDDELASLRGECKRLGEEGAKARDDFLKSQKELEEKSKKYDAMCKDMELLKGKYSHESETGETFLNSSIGKNLLRSTGEKAIECYRESTDFRDEVIQRAIVIHDEVVVDCRKELRKTQLVPEEIIMMIHPKIPEPSLARVEDDSDPPLGDLLGGLGDEEMIEALRSNF; the protein is encoded by the exons ATGGTGGTAGAAGAAATGATGCTGACCGTGATACCCGTCCTAGGGAGAATGCTAATG GGTGTGAACCATAAAAGTAATGCTGGATCTTTTTGGGATCTGAAAGATCCAGACATTGGCTGGAGAAACGGAGCTAATCTCATTGGAGATCATGACAGGTTGCATCTACTGCCTCAGCCTACCGAAGTATTAACTCGGTCTCTTGCCTCGTCTGCCTTCCAG ATTTTATCGCTTGCCCAAACTTTTCAATTTCGAGAAGAGAGGTCTCGAAATTCCGGGAGAAAATTTGATGACGAGCTGGCGTCATTAAGGGGAGAGTGCAAAAGACTCGGCGAGGAAGGTGCTAAGGCCCGAGATGATTTTCTCAAATCGCAAAAGGAGCTTGAAGAGAAATCCAAAAAGTATGATGCAATGTGCAAGGATATGGAGCTACTTAAGGGAAAATATTCCCATGAATCGGAGACCGGTGAGACTTTTCTCAATTCGTCAATAGGCAAGAATCTCTTGCGAAGTACTGGAGAAAAAGCAATTGAATGCTACCGAGAGTCCACAGATTTTAGAGATGAAGTGATTCAGCGGGCGATCGTTATTCATGATGAAGTTGTAGTGGATTGCCGCAAGGAACTACGGAAAACTCAACTAGTTCCAGAGGAAATTATTATGATGATTCACCCAAAGATTCCGGAGCCTAGTCTTGCCAGAGTTGAAGATGACTCGGATCCTCCCTTAGGAGATTTACTGGGAGGTCTGGGTGATGAGGAGATGATCGAAGCTTTGCGTTCGAATTTTTAG